ATTTCGTTACAATTACcgacaaagaataaaatattgaaaccatGTTCATTTGGTGTTAATAAGAactgattttatgttaaactatttttaccAGTACCTATTAAAATGGAGCCCGGTTCTTCTCCAAGAGTCATAAGTTCTCGAAAACGCGTAACATATAAACCCAGCACATGGAGCGTGCATCAATTTGAAATATGGTGTGGCGAGTTTGTCTGCCGTGCAGTATCTCTGCGATTGGAAGGTGCCGTGTTACTGTGGTTAGGCGGTGGAGGTGCAGCAAAACTCGACGAGATCGCCCTGGGAATGCCGCCCTTGCAGGAGGGCAATAGCGGGCGTTCGGGGCTGGCCACCACGCTGCTAGGGTCGGACGGTACGGCGTCAGCTATGGCTCGCCGGCTGTCGATGTCTCTGGCTCGCCCTGTTTATGTCTGCAGTGGCATAGTGTTCGACCGTTTCACGATGCCACTAGTAGAACGCGGACTTATTGCCGAAATTAAAAGTAGGCCAGAatgtttctaataattttagttttaggaCTGCATAATAACACAGCTGTTTAAGTTAAGAAATTAACCACCTATAAGTAGTGATTGCTGCTCGTACTGTAGCGCTCATAACATACTAAAAGTTGTGTACAACATACCAAATAGAATTTACCAGTCTCATTTTAGCAGGTGCAATGTGCAAAACTGATGACACACGAgtgtgtaaaattaaaatctaacaaTTAATAGTTTCtgagttaaattatttgacCATAGagaggttatttttttgttcattctAATAATTGtgcaatgaaatattaatggTTTCATTCAATTGTGGTGAACAGTATAGAGTGTGTTCAAATACACATTTCATACATGTCAGATGAATTAAGGTGTTGTTGTGTAGCATAAAGTGAATAAGTATTTgtgattattgatttaaaacctaaaaaagaGAATGTCCCGcttcaatataattaatttttaagaaatttctcTACATAcagtactattttttattacagctatgctaaattaaatattttgatgtcaaTATGAATACTGAGATTTATTGAATGTATTTAGCATGTCTGGCGTGGCATCTAATTACTTTCACAGATCAGACATGGATTATCATACAcagtatttacttaaaataggacttaattaaatatattatgtgcatgtgttgtttcatttttataacacttttatTAGTTCCacctgtatgtctgtctgtaacAGACTCCTTTGGACTTGATTTTTACCAACTTCGAATAGTTAGATTTCATTCAAACTTTGTAGACTCATtacaacaatacaataatttgtaaCTGAAAAGtggatatataatataaaaaaggcagtgataaatacataaaaaagtaaataaaaaatgtgggGAGTGCCTCATGATAACACTCCATGGTGCATGGGGCATGTGTGCACTGTGGGTAGGATAAGGAGTAGAATGTACAAGTAATAAGTGGAAACCGTTTGTATTTTGTCTGGTCGAGGGATTTTATTGCTAACTgcttatgtaattaattaccaCTGTTTAGGCTCTTAGATATATAGTCGTTTTAGGTTTGGACCAGGAGGTTCTGGTACTAACTACATAGTTATGAGATTCTTGACAAGTCTAAGCCTAGTCGATTTTTGAATACAAGTCCGCACGGATAGTCGACTGGTTGAGtgagttcaccacgccaaacccactgagcgcgtcgtgttgcgggttcgatccccgcgcaggacaagcatttgtttggtccacgaatgctcgttctgagtctgggtgtctttgtgcatgtgagttgtatgtttgtaaaccccccgcgacacgcggattaaattccttactgcgggaggaTTGCATCTGTAAACTTGAATTTAGGAGGAGTATTTTTGGTTACTTTCTTCTAGAGTAAAACCCCCACTCTAGAAGAAAGTTACCAAATATGGAATATTATCCCTAAAATGGAATACCGCCGTTTTTCGGAAACGAATACTCCTAATTGCAAAAGACTGTGATCTTctgtttctttatattattatactcgcGTACAGGTTGCGATTTGTTAGCCAGGCGACTGTtgtgaaaaatttaatacatttcgattatcgtatttttattttgataacgaTTAGGTAACACTGtgtttatctataaaaaaaaccccTTGGAAAAAAGGCGTTGTTTtagaaattcttaaaaaaaatataagtggctattttaattaacctttatgctctacaaattattttttgattcgGCGATCATCAATCGATGCACACTTAGCATACACATGCCTCTTGGGCAAATTTTTCCTCAGGGTTGAGCGAAGCCACGTTAACCCGTCGTAATGCACTGTACAGGTCGTCATGGCTGGGCAAGAAAAATAGCGAGCGCAGTTTTTACGCtgggataaaattaaatttccgaAATCTTGATCTGATCCGCCACTTCCAGCTCATCAtcgtcggcctagccttttcccaactatcttGGGATCTGCTTCCAGTCcgactggattcagctaagtgtttacaagcagcgactgcctatctgacttcctcaacccagtcacctgggcacAACACGATACTtgacgataccccttggttagactggtagtcagACTATCAAGCTTCtggctacctgtaacgactgttaaagatgtaggaataacagtcgggacccacaatttaacgtgccttccgaaacacggaggaactcgttatgacaaagattgtCACCTCTCTACGGACCAagcgcgtcaagcgtagcttaacctgtgattgattcacttatgcagttatagcttagccacgaggtCCTCAATGCAATAATTTCCGGTATTTTTTCTTCCCACAAATTTTACCACATTTCAGCCTTGTTCGGCAAagcatcatttaatttattaaacctTCATAAAGCTTCTGTTTTTTGTCGCTAGTCATTTGCAATGCAACTTATTACATGTTATCAAAGAATATTAAGTACGGAGTGGAATAATAAGTTACTCTCCGAGAATTAATTTTCTAAtgacataggtacctacttaatcaGCGGGTCTAGGTAGGGAATAATCAGTTATCGTTTGGAAAGCTAGGCAAGTTCTATCGGGATATGGACGGTGTATctaatttttttgtgtatttttttatggataattgttttttgtagtCTTATTAGGGAAACTTATGTCTGAGCCATTGTGGGGCAAGCTCCCCAGCTTGCTTCAGGGTGGCTCCGCCCATGACAGTAGGTACTTACCGAGTGGTACGTAGTCAGACGTAGGTTCGTGTAATTAGACACTTATAACTTCtactttgatgtattttttgttatttttaaagatagaaTAGagtattctttattgcacaccacataaacATAGGATTGCATACAAGTAAATAGTTACACGGTGCCAAAATGGggggtcttatcgctaaaagctatcttttacagacaacctttggatggattAGATTCTGAAGGAAGAACATTTGTTCTTTAAGATCTCTTTTACCTTGGGACGTtccatccctactaatattataaatacgaaagtaactctgtctgttacgctttcacgtctaaaccactgaaccgattttaacgaatttggtacagagatagagttgaccttgagaaagaacaaaggatagtttttatcccggacttttgaagagttctcttggaaaagcgatataaccgaccacgAGGCGGGCGAAGccacgggcgaaaagctagttgatTATTACCAAACCATTGAAAGGTCAATGAAGGATGACTGGTGATCgatactgatgccaaaaatgcaatcaggaTTATTTTTTGTCTGCTTGTTTGTCTGTACGTGCACGCATTGATCacctactgaacggattttattTCATCTTGGTAAGATTGTAGTCCATACTCCTGAGCAGCCCCCAACTCTTTTATGTACAATGCCGacgaattaatgaaaattggcccaaaatttcaattttcgtATTACTTCTACACGATAATAGTTGAAAATTTAGTAAGGGACGGTAGTTacactcaaaatcaaaaatcaaaatgtttaagagaataggaataatttcaaatttaatctaattgctATTGATTaatcgaccattgtaaataaGATCGGGGTCCTGGTTCTAGTTTACATGACATAACGCTAAGATACAGGAGCTGAGCAATGAAGCAAGTCTAATGAAAATGCGATTTCCGACTCTTATTCCTGCATACATTGATTATACATAGAAAGTATGTcttacaaagataaaaaatatgattgtggTTAATTTATAGATACCTACTATCTACTAACATTATCAATGTGATtgtcattttgtttattacagTTTCACGCGAAAGCAACTGAACCGGTCATCATGAAACTTTGTTACTTTGTACACATTATTCGAGGTATGTAACATACAACGATACTttagattaacaaaaaaatattgtcaaaaaatcTCAATGTTTAACTTTTTCGAAGCCATCTAGCGGTTCAGTAAGTCCTTATCCTAAGTACCTACTGTAATACCGTTGCATTGTATTACCAACAGTAATAgagtagagcaggtagcagtcATCTCATGAGCTCCGCTAATACCAAGAGAGTATCAGTAGTACAAGAAGAGGTGATACCAGGCGATCAGATACTAGTGGTACCTACACGAGGGTGTTACCAGGAGAGCAGTAGTTAAAGTGGGAGTtgaaatcaaaaataaagaagataaaTATTGCAGTGCCAAAGGAGCAGGTAGAAGTATATGAAGTGGTGTCGATCTTGCAGAAGGCAATAATCGTGAGGAAAAGGAAAAGGGCTTTGTGGGTTGTACGAGTACTGGCAACAATTTGTGAGAAAGAGCCCCTAACCTACGTTCTTCTCCTGGTACTGAGCTTCCTCGAGGTGATGGGGGGGAGGGTCCATTCTACATTTATCGTGGCAGCCCCACGGAAACACGAAATACCGCGTGCTGCAAACTGAAGCCCATGCGGACGGAGTTTCTATCCACTCACTTCAGTCagaataggtaggtacttttaaCACACACAAGGCATACAAAAAtactgcaatttatttttattttcatttacctaTATTAActacttgctgttgcccgcgacttcgtcaggAGGCGGTGAGAAGATCTTACCGTTTTCACAGCGCACGCAATGGAAGCCCTCGAGGATAAAAAaatccccgttttttccacattttccattgtatcttcgctcctgttagtcgcagcgtgaggTTTAAacatagccttccttgataaattgTCTATTgcacacaaaaagattttttcaattcgaaccattaattcctgagattaacgtaaacaaacatacaaactcttcagctttatatattagtatagatttgtattctAAATGACACATAGGCTCGTTTGGATTAAGTGCCGCAGGGGACCGTCAGCGGTCAGGCTTGCATCCAGACGGCCCCCTGCGGCACTGGATCCAAACTATTCCAAACCAACCATACGCTACCACTAATTATGATTAGGTACCTACTCTACCTCAATCATCAAAGATGATGAAGGAAAACCGGCATTTGAATGTGGTGATACACGCTTATTCCTTCTCTATACACTCTATATCTAAGTAGGTAGGTTGTTTTGCCATATCAAGATTGGGATTGATCGTAGAGGGGTGAAAATTTAGGGTTGCACGTAGTTTCGTATGcgctataaacaaaaaaacaaaaagtttggtcaacttaaaaaaaaagcaatttttggTGCCACccttaacaattataataataattattaataattattattattaggtaataaTTGATGTTGTCTGATTCTCAGACCGACCCTACCGAATATCTACGCACATGAAATTTCACgagaatcggtcgagtcgtttcggaggagttcaatttcgtacaccgtgacacgagaaattaaatattaggCTAGAGTCTGTAACTCTTATATAACTGTTATTATTCGAACCAGAACAAATACAAACCGAACTCATACCTACTACTCAACTATGTTGCTCTAGTCTACCTAGAACTGAGTAATTACTTGTACGGCTAGTATGCTTGTACTTGTATTACGGCCTTATATATGTAGCTCCTTAATATGTGGGTTTGTGCGAGTTCCTGTGCCTTAAAGTCGGTCTTCCctcaaaagttattttaagtaagtttatttaattttggtgGTTAAATATTGTTGTCGAGTCAGGCCATGTGAAGCAAGTTGCAAGTGGCAGCGGGCGAGCGTCTGCAGCGGCTGtgggcgggggcgcggccggggCGGGCCGGGGCGGGCCCGGGGGCGCGGCcgcgcgggcggggcgcgggcggggcgcgaGGCGCGGGccgggcgccgccgccgcagtGCTGCGCGCCGCGTCGACCCGCACGTACCGCGCGAGCCGAGCGCGCCGCGAGTGACTGTGCAGTGCCGCACACACCCAGCGAGTTGTGCCCACGACAGTGATTACAGTGGACCACAGTGTCGGTGCCCCCGTAGTGCCCCGTACCCCGCATACCAGGCTGCTGCGGCCTGCTCCGCTGCACACCTTGCGATTTATAATTGGATTGCAACTTGATTAGAAGAAAACTCCTCAGTTCCTAATCTGCGCACAAGCATTAGGACATAGGTAGGCTTATCTCATCATTAAGTGACTTACTTATTGTGATCAACATTTTCATAAGTGAAGGCAAATTACTGAGAGTTAAATTGACCTCAAGCGTAGAGCAATTAGGTAGTTAGGCTCGTTGTCAGTGACATACAGGCTGCCGTTAGTCGGCAGCTGGTGCCAGGGATCTGGTGTATGAGCTACCCGGGCTCGGCGGAGGCCGGCAACCTTTAAATATTGTCACATGGCCTTCATCAGTTGTAGCGAATATCATTATCAGTAGCCGCGGATGATCAGGATAGGTAGTGACATCTGCATCAGTTTTATCTGTGATGACTTTTTAATCTAATAGTCAGTCACCAACAACTGATCTAGTGTGGTTTTTGAGTTCGGAAAACTAACCAACCTTcacaaatacacaaaacaacGGATATTTCGATTTCATGACTAGAAAAACTGTTTGCCTATAGAATTCTCGTATACTAGTCACCTACTTGCTTGTAGAATCTTATCAAATCCAGCCAACagtctattaaattatttattaattagtatgtaaataagtaagtttatataATTCACAGTACGTATGTATAATTAGGATAGTATGTATGACTTATTTACAACTCAACCTACCTCTTCATATCTCTCCCTTTGGTTTACTGGTAGAGAGTGCCTCAGGCATAAGTCCGCTATTGTACAACATTTCAATGTActtataaaagtgtaaataaataaatagattaattaaaattagatctGATTTAAACCTGGCTAATATATCGATTGTCGTAGGAGtcgtaaaagaaaattatcGGAAAACGTAAGCATCAGCTTTACAGAATACGCAACCCTGTTCGGTAACACTTGTATGTGAACTCTACCAACAGCTGAGATTATGTAGGTACTCCTGGTTacgcaaaaatattacaatgtcTGAAAAGTGTCACTGCTGTCAATGCGAGAACAAAAGTATCTGTATTCGGTGCTGCTAGCTGCTAAACTAGTGATGGACGATATGTAACCGGAACTATTGAATACAAGAGAAACTATCTGTAAACGCAAACATACGGCCAGAAACTACGTTATTGTCGGCGAAATATCAGACAAAAAGCTTGTCAAAAATGCATAATAGccttaataatgtaatatagtaaactattcattatttttaaagtcgtGACCGCcgataaatctatatctatacttctatactaatatataaagctgaagagttagtttgtttgtttgtttgaacgcgctaatctcaggtactactggtccaaattgaaaaaatatttttgtagtggtttcttaggtttacgcgaatgttagacattgaaatgaaactacttttacggattttatcgcggtttaattttagattttagttcccgacgtttcgaaacctttgcaggtatcatggtcacgggcagactccGTGCCTCagaaaattaaaccgcgataaaatccgtaaaagtagtttcatttcaaatatttttgtgtcgaatagaccattcatcgaggaaggctttaggctataaaccatcacgctgcgactaataggagcgaagatacaaaggaaaatgtgaaaaaaatagggcaggtataaatcataatttataattatcttctacccacggggacgaagtcgcgggcaacagctagttaattataaaatatttgcctCCGGAATCGAATCCGAAGCATCCGATTTGTCTGCCATGGCCCATGATGTCTAGTTCCAGATACAATACAATCATCCTAATGAATCCTAACGAAGCAGAGCGGTTCTTGCGGATGCATAGGCACAATATTACTGAATAGGACGAGGTACATTATCAAGCTCCCGATGAGCCTCATGTTAGCAGCAGCTGCGACCCGCCTTATTGTGTACATTACTTGTAGAGGAAATACGTTGTCATAATGGATTTACGTATATTACGTGTTAGCTGACGACCATACCAGTGAATACTCTATAAATTAGAATACTTGTTACTACTTAAATGCCTGCTGTTGATCTCGTTAAAATAATACGTCGACTAGTTTTAAGTAGAGTTCTGTGATGGCAGCCCGGACTGCGGTCTCTACTGTATTCATTataccagggccccgattctgctattttacaatgaccgatgaatgaatggcaattggattaaatttgaaattattcctattctcttaagcattttgtcaatacaataattggaagttaattgaaTTGTCCTTGAAGTATACCGTCttgcaatgaatttccaattattgcgtagaaaattttttcagagaatacgaaaactgtcattttaagcgaaatttcattcatcggccgttgtaaatagcaaaattggggcctagaggtcttgggttcgattcccaccctgTGTGATGAACGgtttaatttgttctgtgtatgggttgtaatttatctatgacATGTATGTACCTACCCATATTCGGacatttaagtatttgttaGGTACAAATAGCTCACGGCACATAGACAATTGTTTACTCAGCTAAACTGATGTCGCATTGTTTGTAGtccttcaaaataaatactttagtttcATACTAAAATTGGTTGTAAGGGTAAACCACTtttctattattgttattatgtaaatgtaaatgtgCTAGAATGCCGAACTGTGAACTTATTAGGTGCTTTAGTTTGCCGTAAAACAATCGGTGACTGATGATGCTCCACAAGACTATATTCAGGACGCTATCGATattataaaagtgattttgttacATGTGCTACAGACTCCTTAACTGGCTGAATATTGTCCTAAATCGGTTCTGAATAGACtagttttttaaatcaatgtggCTTCGCTTGTTAGTTATGAaagaacatttataaatatctacaagtTGCAGCGGTATGCGTCGAAACACACATACGAGGTATAATCAAATGCAAGTTGcaagtagtttatttttaaatgagaagGTCTCACAGTCATAACAGAAAAGCCCACAAGAGCCGCACGAGGCAAACTTACAGAGTCGACATGTGCTACAGATGTGTATATAATATTGATGTAACTAGCTGAagcccgcgacgtcgtccgcgtggttagaagatataagttttgatttatacctgccctg
This is a stretch of genomic DNA from Trichoplusia ni isolate ovarian cell line Hi5 chromosome 17 unlocalized genomic scaffold, tn1 tig00003877_group16, whole genome shotgun sequence. It encodes these proteins:
- the LOC113506490 gene encoding uncharacterized protein LOC113506490; its protein translation is MEPGSSPRVISSRKRVTYKPSTWSVHQFEIWCGEFVCRAVSLRLEGAVLLWLGGGGAAKLDEIALGMPPLQEGNSGRSGLATTLLGSDGTASAMARRLSMSLARPVYVCSGIVFDRFTMPLVERGLIAEIKSRPECF